One Hordeum vulgare subsp. vulgare chromosome 4H, MorexV3_pseudomolecules_assembly, whole genome shotgun sequence DNA window includes the following coding sequences:
- the LOC123448682 gene encoding uncharacterized protein LOC123448682, whose amino-acid sequence MMSRERKKTAALQDKLQLLRSLAHSHALSNTSIIMDASKYIKELKQNVVMLNQEIACAAQDSRSRQSSYPTVNVETLGHGSFLVNVLSDKSCPGLLVSILEAFDELGLSVLQATATCADTFRLEAIGGENLVENVDEHVVKQAVLRACSSLSGGGNKQT is encoded by the exons ATGATGTCAAGGGAGCGCAAGAAAACGGCAGCTCTACAAGATAAGCTGCAACTCCTTCGCTCTCTCGCCCACTCCCATGCT CTGAGCAACACGTCCATAATCATGGACGCCTCCAAGTACATCAAGGAGCTGAAGCAGAATGTGGTGATGCTGAATCAGGAAATCGCTTGCGCGGCACAAGACTCGCGCAGCAGGCAGAGCTCCTACCCGACG GTGAACGTTGAAACCCTAGGACACGGGTCGTTCCTCGTTAATGTGTTGTCAGACAAGAGCTGCCCGGGGCTTCTCGTTTCCATCCTCGAGGCCTTCGACGAGCTGGGCCTCAGCGTCCTCCAAGCCACGGCCACTTGCGCCGATACTTTCCGCCTAGAAGCCATAGGAGGGGAG AACCTGGTGGAGAACGTGGATGAGCACGTCGTGAAGCAGGCCGTACTGCGCGCCTGCTCCTCGCTGAGCGGCGGCGGCAACAAGCAAACATAG